A section of the Primulina eburnea isolate SZY01 chromosome 1, ASM2296580v1, whole genome shotgun sequence genome encodes:
- the LOC140827180 gene encoding eukaryotic translation initiation factor 4B3-like, giving the protein MAATVSAWAKPGAWALDSEENEADLLNQHKQDSAPVKGYSNVVELVDYPSLDTAVSTKTKKKKPQTLSLQEFTTYGGPKPPAAQSKGLTPDELMVLPTGPRERSTEENDRNRLGGGFRSYGRGDRDDQPRRLGSFSRESNREFTPSRADEIDNWGAGKKLSVNNGFERRERGGFFEDSQSRADEVDNWTSKKSFVPSEPRKYDRRGSFGPDSINGGADSDNWVKRKEEEGRKTGGSFDSLRERRGVFESNGADSESWGRDRGGVTNGSGGRPRLNLQPRTLPVGEGQKSDIGSVVKPKGSNPFGEARPREEVLKEKGQDWKGIEEKLDSTNTKEIDAMGSIDGRPIVERKSFWSGNGRERLQLEDKIERAWRKPDSLDSRPSSADVRAENTANGHTEAAEENT; this is encoded by the exons ATGGCGGCAACGGTTAGCGCATGGGCAAAGCCAGGCGCTTGGGCTCTGGATTCTGAGGAGAACGAGGCGGACCTCCTTAATCAACACAAGCAAGACTCGGCTCCCGTTAAAGGTTACTCGAACGTCGTTGAATTGGTTGATTATCCTTCCCTGGACACCGCTGTCTCTACGAAGACCAAGAAGAAGAAGCCGCAGACCCTTTCTCTTCAGGAATTCACCACTTATGGCGGGCCAAAGCCTCCGGCGGCACAGTCGAAGGGCTTGACTCCGGACGAGCTTATGGTTCTTCCCACCGGGCCGCGTGAGCGCTCGACCGAGGAGAATGATCGCAATAGGCTTGGGGGTGGATTTAGATCTTACGGCAGAGGCGACAGGGATGATCAGCCCCGCCGTCTGGGAAGCTTTAGTAGGGAGTCGAATCGTGAGTTTACACCGTCTAGGGCGGATGAGATCGATAATTGGGGGGCGGGGAAGAAACTCTCTGTGAATAATGGGTTCGAGCGGAGGGAAAGGGGGGGATTTTTCGAGGATTCACAATCACGAGCCGATGAGGTTGATAATTGGACCTCGAAGAAGAGTTTCGTACCCTCGGAGCCGAGGAAATATGATAGAAGAGGGAGCTTTGGACCGGATTCAATCAATGGTGGTGCAGATTCAGACAATTGGGTGAAAAGGAAGGAAGAGGAGGGAAGGAAGACCGGAGGATCCTTTGATAGCCTGAGGGAGAGACGAGGGGTTTTTGAATCGAATGGTGCGGATTCTGAGAGTTGGGGAAGGGACAGAGGAGGGGTTACCAATGGCAGTGGTGGTAGACCGAGGTTGAATTTGCAGCCTAGAACTCTGCCTGTAGGAGAAGGGCAGAAGAGTGATATCGGGAGCGTGGTGAAGCCTAAAGGGAGTAACCCCTTTGGAGAAGCTAGACCAAGGGAGGAAGTATTGAAGGAGAAGGGACAGGATTGGAAAGGGATTGAAGAGAAGCTAGATTCTACAAACACAAAGGAGATTGATGCTATGGGTTCTATTGATGGGCGGCCGATTGTCGAAAGGAAAAGCTTTTGGAGTGGGAATGGGAGGGAGAGGTTGCAGCTGGAAGACAAAATTGAGAGGGCTTGGAGAAAGCCCGACTCCCTTGATTCCCGTCCCTCAAG TGCTGATGTCCGTGCTGAGAACACTGCAAATGGACATACTGAAGCCGCTGAAGAGAACACTTGA
- the LOC140803703 gene encoding protein FAR1-RELATED SEQUENCE 5-like: MDDLFLNPHYKPINLELNKYWEHISYSESFFMLILTRRNCAARNKKDFSSFETKICILLKEKVDQNCPHPDENQRQQLSRELSLDPTQIKFRFQNKRTQNKDFKIKGLKNSSFIEIAATVMDELVELLHLKEPANHLKTASAWIESSKDSGVVAVAATHLIEMLLYSNKWKDLFPTIITEAGTIEVIDSGKFGGSLGSDGNVSSEIANISTGTHPSFRMDENSGDEMSYIPQVGDNQKPKIGMKFESLDEAFSFYNQYARESGFSARMSNSKKKWSKQSKSDEPIKERARGEIRTGCKSKISVVKEQTGLGWVISTFMESHNHPLSTPSKVHLLRSHRTVSAAKKALSQQFAEANVPTCQQMRLFEIESGGPEHVGCTERDIRNYEKTLRDEHKDIDAETLIDFFMSEKDKSSTFFFDYETDSDNRFIRCFWADPVSRRAYTAFGDVVVFDTTYNTNKYGMIFAPFVGVNHHHQTIIFGCGFLSDEKTDSFVWLLNKFLDVMPKGAPNLIITDQDPAITKAIAEVFPKTIHRYCLWHILNKFPDKLNPVTFRDHYQSIKNVIVHSTTSIEFERSWEDVMNCANLVENDWLSLMYELRHKWVPAYFNHVFSAGMSSSQRSEISHVFFKRYVCSKNSLMDFIIRFNKALRHQRHNELVADHTDMNERPKVKSNWPMELQMVNVYTKNKWLEFQNEISLSHGYYVQQASIGIEFGVYNIINFQGSSSAKHRLLTHDIQRDDISCSCMKFQFEGIPCRHMLAFFRINQVFHLPDQYILKRWTKDAKVGVLYTMAEQNLVDDPESIFQ; encoded by the exons ATGGATGATCTATTCCTCAATCCACATTATAAGCCAATAAATTTGGAATTGAATAAATACTGGGAG CATATTTCCTATTCTGAATCATTTTTTATGCTTATTTTGACCCGGCGAAATTGTGCTGCTAGGAATAAAAAAGATTTCTCATCATTTGAAACAAAGATATGCATTCTGCTGAAGGAGAAAGTTGATCAG aattgCCCACATCCAGATGAGAACCAAAGGCAGCAATTGAGCAGGGAACTAAGTCTCGACCCTACGCAAATAAAGTTCcggtttcaaaataaaaggaCTCAAAACAAAG ATTTCAAAATAAAAGGACTCAAAAACTCTTCATTTATTGAGATAGCTGCTACTGTCATGGATGAGCTTGTGGAGCTTTTACACCTGAAAGAGCCT GCAAATCATTTAAAAACTGCGAGTGCTTGGATTGAATCTTCAAAAGATTCAGGCGTAGTGGCAGTTGCTGCAACACATTTAATTGAAATGCTTCTCTATTCG AATAAATGGAAGGATTTATTTCCTACTATTATCACCGAAGCAGGGACCATTGAAGTGATTGATTCTGGAAAATTTGGTGGTTCTCT TGGGTCTGATGGAAACGTTTCCAGTGAGATTGCAAACATCTCAACTGGGACACATCCATCATTCAG aATGGACGAAAACAGCGGCGATGAAATGTCATACATTCCTCAAGTTGGAGACAATCAAAAGCCAAAGATTGGGATGAAATTCGAATCTTTAGACGAGGCGTTTTCGTTCTACAACCAATATGCACGAGAATCTGGTTTTAGTGCAAGAATGAGCAATagcaaaaaaaa ATGGAGTAAACAATCAAAAAGTGATGAACCAATAAAGGAAAGAGCTCGTGGTGAGATTCGAACTGGATGCAAGTCAAAGATTTCAGTTGTGAAGGAACAAACCGGTCTTGGTTGGGTTATTAGTACCTTCATGGAAAGTCATAATCATCCACTATCAACTCCTTCAAAGGTGCATTTGTTGCGCTCACATCGTACTGTTTCTGCAGCAAAGAAAGCACTGAGTCAACAGTTTGCAGAAGCGAATGTACCTACTTGTCAACAAATGCGATTGTTTGAAATAGAGTCTGGAGGACCTGAACATGTTGGTTGCACAGAAAGAGATATAAGAAACTACGAGAAAACGCTTAGGGATGAGCACAAGGATATTGATGCCGAAACATTGATTGATTTCTTTATGTCTGAGAAAGACAAGAGCTCAACTTTCTTTTTTGATTACGAGACTGATTCAGACAATAGATTTATTCGGTGTTTTTGGGCGGATCCTGTTTCAAGGAGGGCATACACTGCATTTGGTGATGTAGTGGTGTTTGATACAACGTATAACACCAACAAATATGGGATGATTTTTGCACCATTTGTAGGagttaatcatcatcatcagaccaTTATTTTTGGTTGTGGATTTTTGAGTGATGAGAAAACTGATTCTTTTGTTTGGTTGCTTAATAAGTTTCTGGATGTCATGCCTAAAGGAGCACCAAACTTGATCATAACTGACCAGGATCCTGCTATAACGAAAGCCATAGCTGAAGTTTTCCCTAAAACAATACATCGATATTGTTTGTGGCACATTCTAAACAAATTCCCAGATAAATTGAACCCGGTGACTTTCCGTGACCACTATCAAAGCATAAAAAATGTCATCGTACATTCTACGACTTCTATTGAATTTGAGAGATCATGGGAAGATGTTATGAATTGTGCTAACTTGGTAGAAAATGATTGGCTGTCATTGATGTATGAGTTGCGGCATAAGTGGGTGCCGGCTTATTTCAACCATGTATTTTCTGCAGGAATGTCAAGTAGTCAGAGGTCTGAAATTTCACATGTATTTTTCAAGAGGTACGTCTGTAGCAAGAACTCATTGATGGATTTTATAATTCGTTTCAATAAGGCACTTCGACACCAAAGACACAATGAGTTAGTTGCCGATCATACTGATATGAACGAGCGGCCAAAGGTTAAATCGAACTGGCCAATGGAACTGCAAATGGTGAATGTATACACGAAAAACAAATGGTTGGAGTTTCAAAATGAAATTAGTCTGAGTCATGGTTATTACGTGCAACAAGCATCTATCGGAATTGAGTTTGGGGTTTACAATATCATTAATTTTCAAGGTTCTTCTTCTGCCAAACATAGGCTGCTTACGCATGACATACAAAGAGACGATATATCATGTAGTTGCATGAAATTTCAATTTGAGGGTATTCCGTGCAGGCATATGTTAGCATTCTTTCGTATCAACCAAGTGTTCCACTTACCTGATCAGTATATACTCAAACGGTGGACAAAAGATGCAAAAGTTGGCGTACTATACACTATGGCTGAGCAAAATTTGGTCGACGATCCAGAAAG
- the LOC140827195 gene encoding sufE-like protein 1, chloroplastic/mitochondrial: MIPKKSITSSSTSLAFFKALLQNQGPRKFSVNLKSRFGIRNRNLMSIFSRIPYSPLFHHSNTQISNTIKASPLLSSPPHKLSFFNPVTMQRIHTKNPKFSAPPSSSSPSVSLQPVEELPPKLQEIVNLFRGVQEPKAKYEQLLFYGRNLKPLESQYKTSDNKVQGCVSQVWVRAYLDSDKNVIFEADSDSVLTKGLAALLVQGLSGRPVDEIVRVSPDFVVLLGLQQSLTPSRNNGFLNMLKLMQKKALQLYVEAEKAGNLTGEEFGKGQVENSNLESNDGARDDGSKSSETFTGVNNDSGNGSLLGSRGIRIKEMLEKELRPLELEVEDVSYQHAGHSGFRGSDAETHFNVKVVSEEFEGKSLVKRHRLIYSLLQEELQGGLHALSIVANTPAEVGTP, encoded by the coding sequence ATGATACCGAAGAAATCCATTACATCATCGTCGACCTCTCTCGCCTTCTTCAAAGCGTTGCTGCAAAATCAGGGCCCAAGAAAATTTTCTGTGAATTTAAAGTCGCGATTCGGCATCAGAAATCGAAATCTCATGTCAATTTTCAGCAGAATCCCATACTCCCCCCTCTTCCACCACTCAAACACCCAAATTTCTAATACAATAAAAGCCTCACCTTTGTTATCGTCGCCACCCCATAAATTGTCCTTCTTTAATCCCGTTACTATGCAAAGAATACATACCAAAAACCCCAAATTTTCTGCTCCGCCGTCTTCATCTTCGCCTTCGGTTTCTCTTCAACCCGTTGAGGAGCTCCCACCTAAGCTACAGGAAATTGTCAATCTTTTCCGGGGAGTTCAAGAACCAAAGGCCAAGTATGAACAGTTGTTATTCTATGGAAGAAATCTGAAACCTTTGGAATCTCAATATAAAACCAGTGATAACAAGGTGCAAGGTTGTGTTTCTCAGGTGTGGGTCAGAGCATACCTtgatagtgataaaaatgtTATCTTTGAGGCCGATTCTGATTCAGTTCTCACTAAAGGGCTCGCTGCACTTCTAGTTCAAGGTCTATCGGGCCGGCCCGTGGATGAGATTGTGAGGGTATCACCTGATTTTGTGGTGCTTTTGGGATTGCAACAGAGTTTAACTCCTTCTCGGAATAATGGGTTCTTGAATATGTTGAAACTGATGCAAAAGAAGGCTTTGCAGCTGTATGTTGAAGCTGAAAAGGCTGGAAATTTAACCGGTGAAGAATTTGGAAAAGGACAGGTTGAAAATTCAAATTTGGAATCGAATGATGGTGCCAGAGATGATGGATCAAAATCTAGTGAGACTTTTACTGGTGTAAATAATGACTCAGGCAACGGAAGTTTGTTGGGCAGTAGAGGGATTCGGATTAAAGAGATGCTGGAAAAAGAGCTCCGCCCCTTAGAATTGGAAGTTGAGGATGTATCTTATCAGCATGCCGGACATTCAGGGTTTCGAGGAAGTGACGCTGAGACACATTTCAATGTAAAAGTGGTTTCTGAAGAATTTGAAGGGAAAAGTTTGGTTAAGAGGCACAGATTGATTTACAGCTTATTGCAAGAAGAATTACAGGGTGGATTACATGCTTTGTCAATTGTGGCAAATACGCCAGCCGAAGTTGGCACTCCATGA
- the LOC140811158 gene encoding dirigent protein 4-like, producing MEKTLIIHGILLLSIFSRSVNSEYYSKTQPFSTLQEKTTHLHFYLHDTLSGKSPTAIQIASPNSTNSKDDPISFGTLFAIDDPLTECPELTSKLIGNARGMYLSSSQDKFSTLVMYVDLGFSTGKFKGSSISVFSRNPITEKHRELAVVGGRGLFRMARGFIEVNTYYLNTTNGDAILEYNVTVVHP from the coding sequence atggagaaaacttTAATCATACACGGGATTTTGCTCCTCAGCATATTCAGTAGATCAGTGAATTCTGAGTATTACTCCAAAACCCAACCATTTTCAACACTGCAAGAGAAAACCACCCACCTCCATTTTTACCTGCACGATACCTTGAGTGGTAAAAGCCCCACCGCAATCCAGATAGCCTCTCCAAACTCCACCAACAGCAAGGATGATCCGATCTCATTCGGGACCCTTTTCGCCATCGACGATCCCTTGACCGAATGCCCCGAGCTCACGTCAAAACTCATAGGAAACGCACGTGGGATGTACCTTTCATCAAGCCAAGACAAGTTCTCGACTTTGGTTATGTATGTTGATTTAGGATTTAGCACTGGGAAGTTCAAAGGGAGTTCCATTAGCGTGTTCTCGAGGAATCCGATAACGGAGAAGCATAGAGAACTGGCGGTGGTTGGAGGACGGGGACTGTTCCGGATGGCGAGGGGGTTCATAGAGGTGAATACCTATTACCTGAACACTACAAATGGTGATGCTATTCTGGAGTATAACGTTACTGTTGTTCATCCATGA